The Candidatus Hydrogenedens sp. genome includes the window GGGCACATAACAACAATCAGGTCATTTTCGGTGCATCGTTGAGCATACTTTAATACTGCATAGATAGCAGTTCCACTTGAACCCCCTAACATTATCCCCTCTTCCCGAGCCAAACGACGAATTGTATGAAAAGACTCCGCATCGCTAACGCGAATCCATTCATCAACCACATGTGCGTTCAAGGTATGCGGAACAAAATCTTCTCCAATACCTTCTACCTTCCATGATTTAGGAGAATCCCCACTTAATACAGAACCTTCAATATCTGCACCGATGATACGCACATTGGGTTTTTTTTCTTTCAGATATTTTCCAACCCCGCTAATAGTTCCGCCTGTGCCGGCACCTGCCACAAATGCCGTGATTTTCCCTTCCATTTGTTCCCAGATTTCAGGTCCTGTGGTGCGATAGTGCATTTCAGGATTGGCTAAATTCTGAAATTGGTTGGGACGCCACGCCCCGGGTATTTCGCGGGCTAAACGGTCTGCAACACCATTATAACTTTGCGGTGAATCGGGTGGAACACTTGTTGGTGTTATTACGACTTCCGCTCCATAAGCACGCAATAAACGAACTTTATCCGAACTCATCTTATCCGGCATAACACAAATACAGCGATACCCTTTCACACTTGCCACAAGAGCCAGACCCAGCCCTGTATTCCCGGCTGTTGCTTCAATAATAGTTCCACCGGGTTTAAGCAGTCCCTTTTCTTCCGCATCCTTAATCATTGCCAGAGCGATACGGTCCTTCACACTTCCTCCAGGATTAAAGTACTCAATTTTTAAATATATCTTCGGTTTTAGGTCTTTACTAATTTTGTTCAATCGAACCAGAGGCGTGTTTCCGACAGTTTCGAGTATATTATTGCACGCAGGACGAAAGAATAAAGCCATAACCATTCTCCTTGATAATTTTTATATTTAAGGTTAAACATAAAACAAAAGAATGGATATTCTTATTTCATTAAATAGATAAATTTGTTATTTCAAAAAGAATATCTGTGTTCCCATAAAAAAATAGGATAAACAAGAAAGTTAAAACAGAAGAGAGGAAGAAAAATAATAGATTTAAGATGTCTTTAATAGAGAGGGTTTACAATCTATAAATCCAATAATAAAATCTTTGTAATTATAGTAGGGCGAATAAATTATATTCGCCCTACTCTTTACTTTTGTATATTTTTCATATTAGAAGAAAATACCAACGACCTGAGCTACACCTGCATTAACAGGGGCTTTACTTGCACCCGTAGGATTGGCGATGTCTTCCGCAATATAACGAATAAATTCAACATGACCGTCTAAGTATAAGACATTCGAACCGCCAGGTATATGATTAAATCCTGCGGGATTCGTCGCAACATGGTCAAACATAATCCAGACGGAACTTTGAGCCTGTGCTGATGCGGCTGGATTATTAATATCTGTGATAAGAAACCGCTCAATACCTTCCCTTAGCCTATATACAGTAGAACCACCTCCATTGCCATTTCCGGCGTTAACGGGAATATCTTTGTCTACATAATCAGGCCAGGAAGATGGATTGGTATATACAGGGACCAAGGCATTTAATGCTAATTGAACTAACTGTGCTGGACCGGTAATAGGATTGGGTAATAACGGAGGTAATGCTGGAAAAGTAATCGGATTGTCCGTTGTTTCTGCGCGGTCAATTACCCAACCGAGATATGCATAGCTTTCGTCAACAGCGGCTGCACCGTAATTAGCATCAGTGCATAGCCAACCAAATGTATTTTCTCCTGTTTCATCATTCGTAACATCTTTAATACTACTCTGAGCATCAGACGGACAGAAACAAATAGCAGGGTCTGTCAGGTATTCCGGGTAAATGGTAGTGGGGTCTGGTCCCATAGCAATAAATAAACTACCGCTGTAAGTGGATAAAGAAGGATTTGAAGTATCGCAGTCCCGAAAAATTGCCTGAGTTCCATCTCTTACTAAAATACGGGGAAACCTTTCGCCTTTTGATTCTCCCGAATACATTTTAAACACCAATCCCCATTGTTTTAGGTTGTTCTGGCAACTACTTCTGCGTGCCGCTTCTCTTGCTCGAGCAAGGGCTGGTAATAGGATTGCGGCAAGAATACCAATGATTGCAATGACGACGAGCAGTTCGATGAGAGTAAAACCTTTCTTCATAAAATATCTCCTTATTTAAAGTTATAGTAAATAATGTGAATATCCTACAAAATGATTATATGAATATAATTTATTATAAATCAATATTATTTTAATAAAAATATAATATTAATAAATTGTTTTTATTTATATACTCATTCATAAATAAAATTTTTTATTTCTTATTATTATAAATTTGAATTTTTGTTGCTTTTATTTATTAATTATCGTAAGTAATACTGTTTCGTTTTATTCAAAACTATATATCATTGTGTTCGTGGGGAGAATAAAATTAATGTATTGTGTAAGTTAGTCGTTAGAAAAGGAATAATGGATGAAATCCATTTATAGGTTTTCCTTGTATTAATATTATGTGGAGAATACAGCTATAAAACAGGGAATAAAAAATATTTGAGGTATGTTTCTATTTTGAAAATGAAAACATAAAAAACAAACAAGGAGAATACACTATGAAGTCCCAAGTTCGATGTAAACAAAATCAACCATTTAAGGCAAAACTAATTGCTACTTTTGTACTGTTTTTTGCAGTGGCAATTGTTCTTTCCTCAATTACTTTTGCGGAAGAACAGAAGAATGAACAGAAATCAAGTTGTCCTTATATGAAGGCAACATCGGGTTGTTGTTCTACGGAAAAGTCGTGTGCAGAGAAAAAAGACGCATCAAAAGAATGTTGTAAAAGCACGGGAGACTTAAAATCGGGTAAAGCTGCATGTGATAGTAAACCTTCTGGCGATGGAAAAAGTTGTGAAAAGAAGAATGTAAGTTCTAATGCCCAATGTGGTGATTGCAAATGCTGTTCTGCCTGTAATTGCACAGGTCAAAAGCAAGCGAAAACAGCTTGTTCCTGTGGAGATAATTGCAAATGTTGTGCCTCCTGCTGTATAAACAAAGCATAGATATAACCCCAAACTAACAACCCTCACATACCTACTATACCTCCTATATTAGTTGGGATTAATCACTATCAAGATGGTGGTTAATCCCACTGCTTTTTAATAAATGCCATATATTCCTTAACTTATCCAAAATCATCTTTTGCCTTTCAAAATCCCCCTCTATATTTTCAAAATTTATCTCCTGAAATTCCGATAGGTTAAGTTGCTTTACCAACTTTTCAAGGGTATGGAACAGATTTTTCGGCTTATAAGCGAAGTCTCTTAAATGATGTAATAATTTAAGAGTTTTTAAGCCATCGAACCATTCATGTAAATGGAATTGTAGTGATTTCTTATTTTGATTTTGTTGGAATATCTTTTTTGTTTTTTGTATCCAGTAATTGGTAACAAGGAAATGGGCTAATTCCGAATGAATTTTTTCTGCTTGTAATAACATAAATTCAGGATTTTCTTCTGGATTATCAATACACTGTATCCACTTTTTTAATATATCGAAACATTCAAACGGATATGTAAGGTATTTTGTTTCCGGCTGGTTTAAGTATTGTTTTAATTTAGCACCCGTCCCGAAAGGAACACGGTCCGAAAGTCGTGCAGAAGGATAAACCGTTGCAGTTGTTAATCTTTTTATTTCCCCAAGGCGTGCCACCTTTTGCAAGAAATAGAAATCTTCGCCTGCTATCCGTGTATTCATACCTCCACAATTCACATAAAGAGGGACAGAAACGCCAATCGTTGAGCCAATGGGTAAAAAAGTATATGGTGAATTGGCATAATGCAGACCTAATTCATAGCAACGAAGAAAGATTTCATAAGCAAGCATACATTGTCCGTACAAAGTATTTTCTATAGGATGTTCGGAATACATAATACCTGCTGAATAAGGATTCGTCATGAAGAAATAGTTCCACTCATTCAGGTAATTTTGGGATACTTCGCAATCAGCATCCAGCCAGATAAGTCCTCCTTCCGTTTTTCCCTGTTGAAACAAAGTATAAAGTCCCCAATCCAGACCAATTTTTCGAGCCAATCCTACTCCGTGTTCCGCAGGAAATTCATAGCCCGGAGAAGAAGCATCAACAATGCCCATGGGGAAAGGAAATTCTTTTTCATGCATATAAGTTCTTAGCAGTTCCAGAGTGTTTTGATTGTTCTCTATATGTTCAGGCGGGGTTATCGTTTCATTGCGATTATTTACTACAATTATAACTAATGTTTTTTCACAGATAGATATATCATTTTGGGAAAGAGAATGAAGAAGATTTCGAATATTATGAAATTCATTATAAGCAGGGATAACAACAACCTGTTCTATTTTATCGCAGTTTGACAAATCCAATTGCCAAGGAGAGAGAGTTGCCCTTTTGTTTAAATAATCAATGATATTCTCTTTCATAACAATTCTTTAATCTTTTTTTTAGCAAAATTAAAATTTCCGCCTTCTATTCGGTAAATCTCATATCCTTTCCGTTCCAAACGACGGAACCATATTTCCTGTTTCCTTGCGAATTCCCAGATAGCCGACCGTAATTTTTGGAACATATCATTTTTATTTTTAATTTCTCCCTGTAAATATAAAAGCACATAACGATACTCAAGCCCTAACTGGAAAAGTCGTTCGTTAGAAATTCCTTCATTTCTTAACCGTTCCACTTCCTCAATAAGACCCTGTTGTATTCTTTGTTTGAGGCGTTCCCCGATTCTAATCTTTAACTGTTCTCGTTCGTAGTGAATATAAAAAATAATCGCATTTAAGGGAGGGACGGTAATAGTTTCTTCTCCATTTTTCTCTGCAAGTGCTATTTCAATGGCTCGTATAAGTCGTTCCTTTTTCAGCAAGTCAGTAGTATTGTGTAGTTTTGGTTTTAGTTCAAGCAATTTTTTCTGTAACTCTTCTATGGGCAATTGATATAATTCTGTTCTCAATGCTTCATTAGTAGGAGCCTTTGCAAGCGAAAAACCTTCAATGAGAGCAAAAAGATAAAGTCCTGTGCCACCCACTATAATTGGCAATTTGTTTTTTGATATTACCTCCTCATACGCAAGAGAAAAATATTTTAGGTAATCAAACAAACTGAACTCATAGGTAACTGGGACAATGTCAATTAAATGATAAGGAATAGGTGGAGAAACGCTGGAATATTCTTCGAGGTCTTTTCCTGTTCCTATGTCCAGCCCGATATATACCTGACGGGAGTCTGCGGATAATATCTCACCATTAAAAGTATGGGCAATTTTCACTCCCAAACTTGTTTTTCCAGAAGTCGTAGGACCTAATATGATAATGCTTTTCGGTTTTGTTTGATTCATTCTGTTTGCCTATTTTTCATAAACATTTTTAAATAGTTTCGGTTAAAATTTGTTTAATGTTTTATTATACATATACAATTTAATAAGAGTAACATAAAAATCAAATAAAAAGGATTCATCTATGAAAAAGAGGGATATTGGTATTTTTTTATTTGCATGCTCTTTTCTAATTTGTTCTTCATTTCCAGCGATGAGTGATTCTGCAGAAACAATATTTCTTCCACCGGTACCAGGTTCTCTACAAAAGAATATGGGAGCGGAAGCTAAAATAGGAAGTGTGCCTGTATCTATGTTGCTATCTCAGCCCTATCCTACCTATACCTATACAGGTATGACCGGTAAAAAATCATTGTTAAAGCAGGAAGCAGAAGGGAAACAGCCATTGCGTATAGCCGTAGAGGAAAAAGTGGATATTGAAGGGAGATTGGTTTTTAACAATCCTCAATTGTATTCCGATGGTAATTATTATGCCGTAGGAGAGTTTCGGGTAGAAGAAGCAGAAGGAATACGACTTATAATTGATACTTCAAAATTATCGGCAGATGATAAAATATGGCTGGTTATTCCAAATCTATTTATTGTTTATGGTCCCTATCCGAAAAAAGAAGATGTATTGTCCGAGACATGGCTACCTTCCGTTGCAGGGGAAAGTGCTATCCTCGTTTTGCAAACAAAAAAAGATACATTGCCTGAATTAAAGATTGTTGCTTTCCAATTTTATTATATTTCTTCAAAAGATATAGCAAAGGCGTTACCCTGTCCTTTGCCCGTTCCATGTGTAGATAATACGGAATACCAGAAAATTACAACGGCTGTGGGAAGAATAGATATACCGGTGAATAACGGAACTATCCTTTGCACAGGAACACTTTTAAATGTCCCCGACACTTCTGAATTAGAACCCTACTTTATCACCGCACATCATTGCTTTGAGGAAACAGGTATCCGCTGGGACTATATTGAAGTAATATGGGATTTCCGTGTTGCAAATTGCGAAGATTATGAAGAACCCAATGAAAATGCCTGCCCACGAACTCTTGGTGCGCAAAATCTTGCAGAAAGTTTATGTCTGGATGGACAATTTATCAAACTTAAAGAGGAAGTACCCATAGGTGAATATGGCAGGGCTTATGCAGGTTGGAGTTCTGAACAATTAAGTTCAGGTATGTCGGTTTACGGGGCACATCATCCGCAAGGAACATCCTTAAAAGCAGCTATTGGAAATATTAAGAGAACAGAAGTGGACAGCTGTATGGATTCTTTATGTATGAATTTAAGGTATTACACTATTGAAGTATTGTGGAGAGAAGGAATTACATCACAGGGTTCCAGTGGTTCGGGGCTTTTCTGTCAGGATTTTGGGTATAAATTGATAGGTATGCTAAGTAATGGTCCAACTCATAGTTGTACAGACCGTTCCGGAAATTATGATTATTTTGCATCGTTTCGACATTTTTATCCTCTAATTCGTTGTTATTTAAAGCCCGGCACGGATTGTGAATCCAAGGCAGATTGCGACAGGTTTTGCTTCTTTAAATACATGCTAACACCCAATTCTCAGGAATTACAGTTTTTCCATGATGTTCGCTCCTGGTTAATGAAACAGGGAGACTGGGGTAAAGAATTAATACGGTTTTATTACAAACAATCACCCACATGGATACAAGAGACAACCCGCAATCCTTTACTTCAATCTACCATGAAAACAATTCTAAAAGGGGAATAAACACAGGTGATAGTTTAGAATTCGTCAGACATATCCTGAAGAATTCAATCTGTTAAATGAAACTTAACAACGCATAAGCAGTCTATTATGTGTTAAAATACTCTCATTAATTTATAATAAATATGCAGGAATTCATATTTATTATTTTTCGTTTTAAAAGATAAAGATAAAATTAACTCTCCGGAGGCTTTTTTATGAGAAAACTTAAAAAGATATTATTAGCTATCCTCATTCTTATAATTCTTTTAGTAGGTGCTTTCCTGCTTATTATTGGTCCATGGCCTGTTTACAGAAATACAGACTTTAAATCGGCTAAGTATTATCAAAAGACATTAACTGAATTAAAGAAAGCTTCAAAAAATATTCATCTTTCTGAAACTCCTGGACCGTTGAAAGCCGGCTGGGCTACACAAATTATCACTCCCCCTATCGGAACACCGTTGGGTGGTTATTCAGACAGAAAAGGGAAACCTTCTACAGGGGTTCATGATGAACTATACGCTAAAGCCATAGCAATAAGTGATGGACAGGATACCGTTGTAATTATTGGCACGGATTTACTTCTTGTCCCGCCAAATGTTGCAGAAAAAGTCCGTCGAGAAGTCGGGGAAAAAATACATTTAACACCGGAACAACTTTATTTTACGGCAAGTCATACGCATTGTGGTCCTGGGGCATGGGCACCCGGCGTTGCAGGTAAAATTACCGGCGGTAAGTATAATCCTAAAATTGTAGACCATCTTGCGAAGAATATTGCCGAAGCTATTATTAACGCATATAACAAAATGGAACCTGCAAAGATAGCTTCAAGTAAGGTTGATGGAAGTAATTATATTCGGAATAGAACACGAGAAGAACCTGTGGATACAGACTTGAATTTTATGTTGATTGAGCAAAATAGCGGAAACAAATGTTATGTTGTTCGTTTTTCAGCCCATCCAACTAACTACGATGGTGATATGATGGAGTTTAGTGCGGAATATCCGGGTGCATTACAGCGGTTTATTGAGCATCAACCTAAAACAACTGCTATTTACTTAGGAGGGGCATTAGGTTCCAGCGGTCCTAAGGCTCCAAATGCTCCAGATGCGGAATCGCGAGTGCTGGCTATGGGAAACGAATTGGGGCAATTGGTCCTTGACAATTCACAAAACTTAACTTTCAAAGAACAGGTAGAGGTGGCTTCTTTTGCATTTTTGGTTTATATGCCATCATTTCAAGTTCGTCCTGTAAGCCCTAAATGGCGACTTTCACCTCTTGCGGGCAAAATTATGGGGGTGCCTCCTTATGGCTGGTTGCAGGCATGCAGAATTGGAGATATATTCATGATTGGCTTGCCTTTTGATTTTAGTAGTGAAATAAGTCGGGCATGGAAATTATCCATGTCAACCATGGATATAGACCTGTGGACTACAAGTTTTTCTGCTGCATATTGCGGTTATCTTTCGCCAGACCGATATTACTGGAAGGAACCATTAAATTATGAAACAGGACTAATGAGTTGGTTTGGACCTTCCTGTGAAGCATATTTTACAGATTTGTTTCATCAGAGTTTGCAATGTTTGTTCCCCAATATTAAACAAGCATCTTTATAATTAAAGTATTCTATGAGTCAGGACCCCCTATTCGAACAGGGTCAACCTGTTGAAAAAAAAGAACCGTCCTCTACGGAAAGTCCCCTTCTGGAAGAAGTTCAATCCAATGTGGATGGGGATAATCATCCACAACCTTCTCCCAATCCTCAACCTGAAAAAGGGCAAGAGCCATCGTATCGGCGCGTAGATATCCTATCTCGCTGGTTTTTTTTGGGAATGCTTTGTCTTGTATTAATTGGACACTGGGAAGATAAACACTTTCAAAAGAAACCCTGGTCCCGCGGAATTATTGTCTGGAATGATGAAATAGTTAAAGAGATATTAAATAAAATTCCGGATAAAACTAATTTTAAGAGGCTTCTTGTTATTCCTGATGCACAGGTACCACACCCTAAAAATGAACTTTTTGTAGAACTATTGAAACAGATAGAACTTGGGAAGGGAGAAAATATTCCTTTGCTTACTTATCCCGTTTTTGTCTGGATGGATAGCATTAATGATTTTTTGCCTATGTTATCTTCAGGTAGGTTGCCTGAACCCGGAAAGTATGAAGCATTAGCCGGGGACTTAAGTCCCACAGAGCCTTTTCAAATCGGAGATACTACTTATAATATTGTAGGGACTTTATCGCGTGATTTTTCTCCATTCGTAGGAGCTTATGTTATATCTTCAGAAAATCTTAATAATATACCCAGCACGATTGTTCCTGGGTTCGCATTTCCAGAGGCCGAATCGTTGTTTTCAAAATTAGATGGAGAAATGAACAGCCATTTGAAAGATATAGATTATACAGAAGGTATTTCTGGATTACAGGCACGAACATCTGACCTGTTTTCCATCGGAATATCTATAAGCCTTTTAATAATTTGTATTGCATTGAAAGAAATTTTCAGGATGTTCTATCTGCGATTAGCAAATCCCCCAACCCGTGTGATTGGACCTTTATTTAGCGAAATACAACAACGGGACAAACTATTCCGTTTTATCAATACCTTTTTTTATGCTGTTTTCTTTATCAATCTTTTCACAGCATTGTATCAACCCGAAACACATCGATTAATTATATATTATATTACGCATGTTTTCTCTGAAGGGGATTTGCAGTATATCGGGGAAGCGTATAAACAGGGAGATATTCTCCGTGCTGCTATAACAACATTTCATAATAATTTCTGGGTTCAGACCTTTTTACTTACTTTTTTAATCTCCATCCCTCCCTTTATGTTAGGGGTATTTAAAAGTCTCATTAGTTTTGCATTTGCAGGTTATGCTATGTCACCAATATGGGCTGGAACTGCAGTTCGCCTTACTTTCCATTCTATTACCATTGTTCTGGAGTTAGAAGCCTATATTTTGGCGGTATTTGCCGTGGTTCTGTGGACATATTACTTCTGGAACGCAGTATTTACAAGAAAGCAATTTCGACAGAAAATTTATAATGGCTTTAAGGTCATTATTTCCGCTATTGTTGTTACGGGATGTATTCTTGCCATCGCTGCACTCTACGAATCTATCACCATTATATTATTCTCTTCGTATTAATAAAATTAGCAACGATATAAAGCCGCAGTATTAAAAATTCACAGTTATCTGCGAATAAATCCAGAGAAAAAAGGTGGATAAAAAGATTGTTACCTTTCTATGTCTTTATACCATAAGTGTTTATACTACAAGTGAATTTATGGTATGATACTTGCTATCTATAATTTAAAATGCCAAATATTAATAATAATGATATAATATATTATTAACACATGATTTATTTAGTAAAAGTATGTTAAAATAATACTTTTTGATATAAAGAAATTTGTTTTGTTAAAATGTTATATAAT containing:
- a CDS encoding cysteine synthase family protein — translated: MALFFRPACNNILETVGNTPLVRLNKISKDLKPKIYLKIEYFNPGGSVKDRIALAMIKDAEEKGLLKPGGTIIEATAGNTGLGLALVASVKGYRCICVMPDKMSSDKVRLLRAYGAEVVITPTSVPPDSPQSYNGVADRLAREIPGAWRPNQFQNLANPEMHYRTTGPEIWEQMEGKITAFVAGAGTGGTISGVGKYLKEKKPNVRIIGADIEGSVLSGDSPKSWKVEGIGEDFVPHTLNAHVVDEWIRVSDAESFHTIRRLAREEGIMLGGSSGTAIYAVLKYAQRCTENDLIVVMCP
- a CDS encoding DUF1559 domain-containing protein; this translates as MKKGFTLIELLVVIAIIGILAAILLPALARAREAARRSSCQNNLKQWGLVFKMYSGESKGERFPRILVRDGTQAIFRDCDTSNPSLSTYSGSLFIAMGPDPTTIYPEYLTDPAICFCPSDAQSSIKDVTNDETGENTFGWLCTDANYGAAAVDESYAYLGWVIDRAETTDNPITFPALPPLLPNPITGPAQLVQLALNALVPVYTNPSSWPDYVDKDIPVNAGNGNGGGSTVYRLREGIERFLITDINNPAASAQAQSSVWIMFDHVATNPAGFNHIPGGSNVLYLDGHVEFIRYIAEDIANPTGASKAPVNAGVAQVVGIFF
- a CDS encoding glycosyltransferase family A protein; this encodes MKENIIDYLNKRATLSPWQLDLSNCDKIEQVVVIPAYNEFHNIRNLLHSLSQNDISICEKTLVIIVVNNRNETITPPEHIENNQNTLELLRTYMHEKEFPFPMGIVDASSPGYEFPAEHGVGLARKIGLDWGLYTLFQQGKTEGGLIWLDADCEVSQNYLNEWNYFFMTNPYSAGIMYSEHPIENTLYGQCMLAYEIFLRCYELGLHYANSPYTFLPIGSTIGVSVPLYVNCGGMNTRIAGEDFYFLQKVARLGEIKRLTTATVYPSARLSDRVPFGTGAKLKQYLNQPETKYLTYPFECFDILKKWIQCIDNPEENPEFMLLQAEKIHSELAHFLVTNYWIQKTKKIFQQNQNKKSLQFHLHEWFDGLKTLKLLHHLRDFAYKPKNLFHTLEKLVKQLNLSEFQEINFENIEGDFERQKMILDKLRNIWHLLKSSGINHHLDSD
- the miaA gene encoding tRNA (adenosine(37)-N6)-dimethylallyltransferase MiaA, producing MNQTKPKSIIILGPTTSGKTSLGVKIAHTFNGEILSADSRQVYIGLDIGTGKDLEEYSSVSPPIPYHLIDIVPVTYEFSLFDYLKYFSLAYEEVISKNKLPIIVGGTGLYLFALIEGFSLAKAPTNEALRTELYQLPIEELQKKLLELKPKLHNTTDLLKKERLIRAIEIALAEKNGEETITVPPLNAIIFYIHYEREQLKIRIGERLKQRIQQGLIEEVERLRNEGISNERLFQLGLEYRYVLLYLQGEIKNKNDMFQKLRSAIWEFARKQEIWFRRLERKGYEIYRIEGGNFNFAKKKIKELL
- a CDS encoding trypsin-like serine protease, encoding MKKRDIGIFLFACSFLICSSFPAMSDSAETIFLPPVPGSLQKNMGAEAKIGSVPVSMLLSQPYPTYTYTGMTGKKSLLKQEAEGKQPLRIAVEEKVDIEGRLVFNNPQLYSDGNYYAVGEFRVEEAEGIRLIIDTSKLSADDKIWLVIPNLFIVYGPYPKKEDVLSETWLPSVAGESAILVLQTKKDTLPELKIVAFQFYYISSKDIAKALPCPLPVPCVDNTEYQKITTAVGRIDIPVNNGTILCTGTLLNVPDTSELEPYFITAHHCFEETGIRWDYIEVIWDFRVANCEDYEEPNENACPRTLGAQNLAESLCLDGQFIKLKEEVPIGEYGRAYAGWSSEQLSSGMSVYGAHHPQGTSLKAAIGNIKRTEVDSCMDSLCMNLRYYTIEVLWREGITSQGSSGSGLFCQDFGYKLIGMLSNGPTHSCTDRSGNYDYFASFRHFYPLIRCYLKPGTDCESKADCDRFCFFKYMLTPNSQELQFFHDVRSWLMKQGDWGKELIRFYYKQSPTWIQETTRNPLLQSTMKTILKGE
- a CDS encoding neutral/alkaline non-lysosomal ceramidase N-terminal domain-containing protein, with protein sequence MRKLKKILLAILILIILLVGAFLLIIGPWPVYRNTDFKSAKYYQKTLTELKKASKNIHLSETPGPLKAGWATQIITPPIGTPLGGYSDRKGKPSTGVHDELYAKAIAISDGQDTVVIIGTDLLLVPPNVAEKVRREVGEKIHLTPEQLYFTASHTHCGPGAWAPGVAGKITGGKYNPKIVDHLAKNIAEAIINAYNKMEPAKIASSKVDGSNYIRNRTREEPVDTDLNFMLIEQNSGNKCYVVRFSAHPTNYDGDMMEFSAEYPGALQRFIEHQPKTTAIYLGGALGSSGPKAPNAPDAESRVLAMGNELGQLVLDNSQNLTFKEQVEVASFAFLVYMPSFQVRPVSPKWRLSPLAGKIMGVPPYGWLQACRIGDIFMIGLPFDFSSEISRAWKLSMSTMDIDLWTTSFSAAYCGYLSPDRYYWKEPLNYETGLMSWFGPSCEAYFTDLFHQSLQCLFPNIKQASL